The following DNA comes from Cryobacterium psychrophilum.
AGCGCCTCTCGGCGACGCCCACCGCGTCATCCGATTTTGTACTCGCCCTCGACGGCACGCCGATCGCGTTCACCCAGCCGCACGGGCGCTCCCTGCACTGGCTCGGATAATGCAGCCGAGGCTGACCGGCCCCCGAAGTTACCAGGCGCCGGGCTTGTAGTCCTTGAGGAAGACGCCGCACAGGTCTTCGCCGGCCTCGCCGCGCACGATGGGGTCGTAGACCCGGGCGGCGCCATCCACGAGATCGAGCGGAGCGTGGAAGCCCTCTTCGGCGAGACGAATCTTGGTGGGGTGCGGTCGTTCGTCGGTGATCCACCCGGTGTCAACGCTCGTCATGAGAATGCCGTCGTCAAGCATCTCCTTCGCACTCGTGCGGGTGAGCATATTGAGCGCGGCCTTGGCCATGTTCGTGTGCGGGTGTCCCGGCCCCTTGTACCCGCGGCCGAACACGCCCTCCATGGCCGACACGTTCACGATGTAGGTGCGCCGGGCCGCGGATGCCGCGAGTGAGGTGCGCAGGCGGCTCACGAGCAGGAACGGTGCCGTCGTATTGCACAGTTGCACCTCGAGCATCTCGAGCGGGTCGACGTCCTGCACATTCGCGGTCCAACTGTTACGCGAGTGCAGGTCGGGAACCAGCCCGCCGGCGTCGATGGCCGTGCCGGCTGCGAGGCGCTCCAGCGATGAGGAACCGGGTGTCAGGGCGAGCCGGGTGAGGTCCTCCGCGGTGAGTGCACCGGACCCCGCGGTCGGGGCGAGGAGCGGATGGCCGGAGACCGATGCCGCGAGCGCGAGCGGGTGGGCATCGTTCGTGTGCCCGAAGGAGACGATTTCCGGTAGGGGACCGTCGGGCAGGGGCGAATCCTCGGCGTCAACAAGTGGGGAGTAGGAGCCCGTGGAGCGGCGCACGGTCTGCGCGGCGTTGTTGATCAGGATGTCGAGGGGCCCGGCGGCAGCCACCGAGTCGGCGAGCGCGATCACCTGCGCCGGGTCGCGCAGGTCGATGCCCACGATCCGCAGGCGGTGCAACCAGTCGTTCGAATCCGGCATGGCCGCGAAACGACGCACGGCGTCGCGCGGAAAACGCGTGGTCACCGTCGTGTGGGCGCCGTCACGCAGCAGGCGCAAGGCGATGTACATGCCGATCTTGGCGCGGCCGCCGGTGAGCAGGGCGCGCTTG
Coding sequences within:
- a CDS encoding SDR family NAD(P)-dependent oxidoreductase; protein product: MTAPADSPEFEPAGIDPVEMATTLRVLASLSDIDPEDPDFVTVRQATAKMFKSVKMARRGEKRAAIKDADREVIAATATGAPTRIDDETRGAQLSLGTAATSAGELLVPRACYICKQKYTLVDAFYHQLCPSCALMSHAKRDARTDLTGKRALLTGGRAKIGMYIALRLLRDGAHTTVTTRFPRDAVRRFAAMPDSNDWLHRLRIVGIDLRDPAQVIALADSVAAAGPLDILINNAAQTVRRSTGSYSPLVDAEDSPLPDGPLPEIVSFGHTNDAHPLALAASVSGHPLLAPTAGSGALTAEDLTRLALTPGSSSLERLAAGTAIDAGGLVPDLHSRNSWTANVQDVDPLEMLEVQLCNTTAPFLLVSRLRTSLAASAARRTYIVNVSAMEGVFGRGYKGPGHPHTNMAKAALNMLTRTSAKEMLDDGILMTSVDTGWITDERPHPTKIRLAEEGFHAPLDLVDGAARVYDPIVRGEAGEDLCGVFLKDYKPGAW